ACGATTGTCCTGAAATTTTTGTTCGTCGGAAGACAAAAGTCCCGTTCAGAGCCACAAATGGTCTTCACACAATTTTCAAACTTCCCTGTTACCGTGAACCCATGAAAACCACAATGCTCGTCACCCTGATGCTGATGTCCGTCCCCGCCCTCGCCCAGCAAACCGACAAACTGTACGTTGCCAACGAGTACTCCGACACCGTCACGGTGCTCAACGCCCAGACCGGAGAGGTCCTCAAAACCATCGACCTGAACAGCGACAAACAAAACGAGCACCTCAGCCACCACGCACAAAGCACCGGGGACGGAGAAGACCACAAGGACGCCACCGTGATCCCCCACAACCTGCAAGTCTCTGCCGACGGCAAGTGGGTGTATGTCACCGAAGCCGGGCTGAATGTGGTGGCCCGCATCAACACCCAGAGTGACACCCTGCAAGGCACCTTCGACGTGGGGGACCACCCAGCCCACGTGGTGGACACCCGAGACGGCAAAACCCTCCTGGTCACCAACGGTGGAGCTGGCACCCTCAGCGTGCTGGACAGCAAAACCGGCAAAACCCTGAAGACCCTCAAGGTCGGCCAGCAACCCCACGGTCTGCGCGTCCGTCCGGACGGCCAGGAAGCCTACATCGCCAACACCCTCTCCAGCAGCGTCTCGGTCCTCGACCTCAAAACCCTCAAGGTGGTCGCCGAAATCCCGGTGGTCAGCAAGCCCGCCCAGGTGGCGTTCAGTCCGGACGGCAAGACCGTGTTTGTCTCCAACGCCCACCTTGGTGAGAAGGTCACCGGGCACGTCACGGTGATCGACACCCAGACCCGCAAGGTCTTAAAGAACATCGAGGTGGGCACCACCCCGATCCAGCTGGCGGTCACCCCGGACAACCGGTTTTTGTACGTGGCGAACACCGGATCCAATGACATCAGCGTGGTGGATTTGAAGGCCCTGAGGACCACCAAAACCCTTCCGGCTGGCAAGGCCGCGCACGGGGTGGCGATCAGCCCTGACGGCAGGTGGGGGTATGTCACCAACACCGACGATGGCACGGTGACGGTGCTGGATCTCACCACCCAGACGGTGAAAAACACCTGGAAGGCCCAGTACGGCAGCAACGGCGTGAGCCTGCTGGACCGTTGATGCACCAGGTCAGGGCCGGGATGTGCCGAGCATCCCGGCCCTGCCTCATGGTGGGTCACCCTTTACAGGAGCTTCACACCCCAGAGGTACACTCAAAACAAAGATCCCCCCAGGGGGGATGAAAGGAAGGCTGTCATGCAACACGAACACCCCCACAAAGAAGCCCCAACCGCCACCAAACCCTGGTACACCCAGACCGGCTGGCAAGTCACCCTGGTGGTCGCCCTCTTCCTCACCCCTTACCTGATCTACAGCCACTTCGGTCACCTCAGGGAAGCCCTGCCGTTCCTGTTCCTCTTGCTGTGCCCTCTCCTGCACCTCTTCATGCACGGCGGCCACGGTGGCCACGGCAGCCACGGCGGACCCACACCCCCCAAATGAGTCACCCTCCGGCCCGCACGGGCCAGAAAGGACCCCCATCATGCACCCCACCTCCCTGACAGCCGGCCAGAAAAGCCGCCTGCACCAGCTCACCCAGTTCACCCACCACCGCCTGCTGATTTTGCCCCTGGACCAGGGCCTGGAGCACGGCCCACAGGATTTCCTTCCTCACCCGCACAGCTGGGACACCCACCACCTCTACCCTCTGGCGCACCTCATCCCTTTTTCTGCCGTGGCCCTCCACATCGGGCTGGCCGAGAAGCACCAGGGGCAGAAGTCGGACGTCCCCTGGATCCTCAAACTGAACGGCAAGACCCCAATCCCTCAGGGGAGCCCGCCTTTCGCCGCCCTCAGCGCCCAGGTGGAAGACGCTTTGCGGTTGAATGCCCAGGCGGTGGGTGACACCCTGGATGTGGGGTCCGCCCGGCAAGACGACGACATGGAGCAGTGCGAACGGGTGCGCAGGCAAGCCCACCGGCATGGCCTGCCGGTCATCGTCTGGGCTTACCCCCGGGGGGAACACGTGGACCGTCAGGGGGGACCCAACCATCCCCTCATGGTGCAGTACGCAGCCAGGGTCGCTCAGGAACTCGGTGCGGCCACCTGGAAAGTCAACGTCCCACAGGCAGACATGGAGCACCTCCAGGAGCACCTGCACACCATTTTGCTGGCCGCCGGACCCACCAAAGTGGTGTTTGCAGGGGGTGAACTCACAGAGGAAAACCAGGTGCTGCAAACAGCCAGAATGGTCTTGCAAGCCGGGGCCGCTGGATTGATGTTTGGACGCAACGTCTGGCAACGTCCCTTAGAAGAGGCCCTTGCCCTCTCCCGGCAACTCCTGCACCTCCTCAGGGACGTGTGACATGGCGACCGTACAGAGGTTCATTCCGTTGAAGTTCGATCCCACCTCACTGGGGATGGTGCTGCTGGTGGGGTGGATGGTGCTCCAACACCCCGGCATCCCCAGCCCGGTGCTGACCGCCTTCACGCTGGCCTTGGGTTACGTGCTTTCGGTGCTGCTCCACGAGTACAGCCACGCAAGGATGGCCCGGGTGTTTGGCATACCCACCACCCGGATCACCCTGACTTTTTTCGGCGGTCAGGCGGAATTGCAGCACGACACCCCCACCCCCACCTCCACGTTCATGGTGGCGTTCGCAGGACCGCTCAGCAACCTCTTGCTGGCCTTGCTGCTGCACGTTGCCTTGCTGCTCCAATGGCCAGAAGGGGTGGGGTGGTCCCTGGGGATGCTCAAGACGATCAATGTGCTGCTGGCGGTCAGCAACCTGATTCCAGCCCCTCCCCTCGACGGGGGGCACATGCTGCACAGCGTGATCTGGAAGCTGACCGGGAAACCTGACGTCGCGCAGGCCACGCTCGCCGTCACCGGCGGGGTGTTCCTGCTGCTGCTGGGGGCCGCTGCCGTGTGGATGGCCCTGCGAAACCCGCTGGGTGCTCTGGTGCTGGCCCTCAACGCATCCATGGTGTTCTCCCACCTGATGGGCTGGTGGAAAGAAAGGCAGCACCAACCATGACCCCTGGGGTGTTCCCTGCCGTGTTCCAGGGGTACCTGTCGGACGTGCGTTTCCGCATGGCCCTCGCGGATTCCCCCCACACCCCCGCACTGTGGCTGGAGGTGCTCGCCGAGGACCCAGCCCAGGAGGTGCGGCTGCTGGTGGCC
This sequence is a window from Deinococcus cellulosilyticus NBRC 106333 = KACC 11606. Protein-coding genes within it:
- a CDS encoding YVTN family beta-propeller repeat protein — its product is MKTTMLVTLMLMSVPALAQQTDKLYVANEYSDTVTVLNAQTGEVLKTIDLNSDKQNEHLSHHAQSTGDGEDHKDATVIPHNLQVSADGKWVYVTEAGLNVVARINTQSDTLQGTFDVGDHPAHVVDTRDGKTLLVTNGGAGTLSVLDSKTGKTLKTLKVGQQPHGLRVRPDGQEAYIANTLSSSVSVLDLKTLKVVAEIPVVSKPAQVAFSPDGKTVFVSNAHLGEKVTGHVTVIDTQTRKVLKNIEVGTTPIQLAVTPDNRFLYVANTGSNDISVVDLKALRTTKTLPAGKAAHGVAISPDGRWGYVTNTDDGTVTVLDLTTQTVKNTWKAQYGSNGVSLLDR
- a CDS encoding DUF2933 domain-containing protein; this translates as MQHEHPHKEAPTATKPWYTQTGWQVTLVVALFLTPYLIYSHFGHLREALPFLFLLLCPLLHLFMHGGHGGHGSHGGPTPPK
- a CDS encoding class I fructose-bisphosphate aldolase, yielding MHPTSLTAGQKSRLHQLTQFTHHRLLILPLDQGLEHGPQDFLPHPHSWDTHHLYPLAHLIPFSAVALHIGLAEKHQGQKSDVPWILKLNGKTPIPQGSPPFAALSAQVEDALRLNAQAVGDTLDVGSARQDDDMEQCERVRRQAHRHGLPVIVWAYPRGEHVDRQGGPNHPLMVQYAARVAQELGAATWKVNVPQADMEHLQEHLHTILLAAGPTKVVFAGGELTEENQVLQTARMVLQAGAAGLMFGRNVWQRPLEEALALSRQLLHLLRDV
- a CDS encoding M50 family metallopeptidase, coding for MATVQRFIPLKFDPTSLGMVLLVGWMVLQHPGIPSPVLTAFTLALGYVLSVLLHEYSHARMARVFGIPTTRITLTFFGGQAELQHDTPTPTSTFMVAFAGPLSNLLLALLLHVALLLQWPEGVGWSLGMLKTINVLLAVSNLIPAPPLDGGHMLHSVIWKLTGKPDVAQATLAVTGGVFLLLLGAAAVWMALRNPLGALVLALNASMVFSHLMGWWKERQHQP